Sequence from the Janthinobacterium lividum genome:
CCGCATGGGCTGGTTCCTCATGATCGGCGTGCTGATGGTGCCGACGGCCGGTATTTACTGGCTCTTGCAGCATTATCAGCTGACCCTGCTGGCCTTTGCCTGGAACGTCCTCATCGTCTACCTGACCCTGGGCTTCCGTCACTACAGTCATTACTTCACGTCGATCCAGCTGGCCCTGAGCGCCGGCGACGAAGCGACCGCGCGCACCTTGCTGGCCGAGTGGACCAAGCTCGACACGGTGGGCATGGAAGCGAGCGAAATCGCCCGCATCGCCGTGGAAAAAGCCCTGGTCACCACGCACCGCAATGTATTTGGCGTGTTCTTCTGGTTTCTCATGCCACTGGGCCCTGCCTGTGCCGTGATGTACCGTGTGGCCGAATACCTGGCGCGCGCCTGGAACGAACCCGAGCACATGCGCAATGAAGCGTTCGGCCAGTTCGCCGCGCGCGCCTTTTACTGGATCGACTGGATCCCCGTGCGCCTGACGGCCGTGGCGTTTGCCGTGGTCGGCAATTTCGAGGATGCCATCTACGCCTGGCGCAACTTCGCCCAGCGCTGGCAGGATGAGGCCATCGGCATCATTCTGACGGCCGGCGGCGGCGCCATGGGCGTACGCCTGGGCACGCCAGCGGAAACGGCGGCCCGCGTGCTCGTCACGCCGGACATGGCCGTCGATGACAGCGACAGCGAAAGCGATATCCTGCCAGGCGAAGAGCCGGGCGCGCGCGCCTTGCAGAGCACGGTGGGCCTCGTGTGGCGCGCCCTGCTGCTGTGGATGCTGCTGCTGCTGTTGATGTCGGGCGCTGTTTTCCTCGGCTGACGCGGGCGCACATGCGCCATCCATGCGCCTTGCGCGTGGAACAAGGTTAAAATAGGGGCTGGCGCGCAAGGCGTGCCGGCCCCTGTTTGCATCGTCAGGGCAGATCGAGGTAGAACCCAAGTCTTCTATAAGATATAATACTGGCTTACCGCAGCAAACGTAGTTGAATTACCAGCCCGGCTTACCCGCCGGGGCCATTCACGCAATCCAGTCCCGACAAGCCACATGGCCGAGTTATCTCAAAAAACAGGGGAACTCTCAGACGAGTTCTTCATCCTTGGTCTCACCAGCAATGGCAAGCAATTCCGACCCAGCGATTGGGCCGAGCGCCTTTGCGGAGTGATGTCCTGTTTCAATCCCGAAGGTGGCGGGCGCAATGCGCACCTCCAGTATTCGCCCTACGTGCGCCCGACCGTCGTCAATGGCGTCAAGTCGGTGGTGGTCAACACGAAGTTGCGCGAGATCGAGCCGATGGCGTTTCACTTCGTGCGCGAATTTGCCAAGGATAACGACCTGCAAATCGTCGAAGCCTGTTTCCTGCCGCCCCCCGAAGAAAAGTAAGACCCGTTTCATTGATGTGCCTCAAGCCCGCCACGGTGGGCTGGCGTAGCGTGGACACTCTGCCTCAAACGGAGTGGCGACATGCGCATCGGCGACATCTGTACCTTGCACACCATCCATTGCCAGCGTGACACCAGCGTGCAGGACGCGGCGCTGCTGATGCGCCAGCACCACGTGGGTGACCTGATCGTGGCCGAGCAGCCGAACGGCGAGCGCGTCCCCATCGGCATCCTCACCGACCGCGACATCGTCATTTCCGTCATTGCCCTGGGCCTCGACCCCGCCAGCCTGCTGGTGGGCGACATCATGAGCGCGCAGCTGCTTACCGCCAGCGAAGACGAGGACGTCTATGACATCATCGAACGCATGCGCGTCAACGGCATCCGCCGCCTGCCTGTGGTCAACAGCCTGGGCGCGCTCTCCGGCGTAGTCAGCATCGACGACCTGCTCGCCTTCCTGGCCCAGGAAATGGCCGAGCTGGCCCGCATCAGCAGCGGCCAGCTGGTGTACGAAAAGCGCACCCGGAAATAAGCCCGTATTGCGCAATTCCAGTCAAATCCACTTCCCCCGAAAATGCTACAGTCGCTGCTCGTTCAACGGGAAGCGTTCATGCACTATCTGGCCAAGGCACTCTGGTATATCGAATCGCACTATGCGGAGAATATCTCGCTCGGCGACATCGCCAATGTGGGCGGTGCCTCGCCATGTCACCTGACGCGTGCGTTTGGCCTGGCCACGGGCCATTCCGTGATGCGCTATGTGCGGGCGCGCCGGCTCAGCGAGGCGGCCCGCGCGCTGGCGCAGGGCGCGCAAGACATCCTCGCCGTCGCGCTGCAGGCCGGCTACAGTTCCCACGAGGCATTTACGCGGGCCTTCCGCGAGCAGTTCCAGATCACGCCGGAGCGGGTACGGGCCCAGCGCCATGTCGCCAACCTCGCGCTGGTGGACGCCATCAAAATGGATGTGGCGCCGGGCGTGGCCCTGGAGGCGCCCCGTTTCGAGCAGGGCCCCGCCTTGCTGGTGGCGGGCTTAGTCGAACGTTATCGCGCAGAAACGGCTGCCGGCATCCCCGCCCTGTGGCAGCGCTTCCTGCCCCATGTGGCGCCCGGCCAGCTGGTGTATGGTGTGTGCTGCAACAATGACGACGCGGGCAATTTCGATTACCTGTGCGCCATGCCGGTAAGCGACTTTTCCCAGGCCCCCGAGAACTGGACGCGGCTGCGCATCGCGCCGCAGCGCTATGCCGTGTTTCATCACCGGGGGCATATTTCCACCATCCGCGCCACCTGGCACACGGTGTGGAACGAATGGCTGCCCCAGTCCGGGCTGGAAGTGGCCGACGCGCCCGATTTTGAACGCTACGACCAGCATTTCGATCCCGCCAGCGGCATCGGCGGTGTGGAAATCTGGCTCCCCTTGAAAGCATGAGCATGTTCCCGACCTTGACTACATCGGCTGCGTTTGCCGGTGGCACCGCGCTGCGCCAGCGCCTGTTGCAAACCGCAGCCGCGCTGGCGGCGGGCCTGCCCCTTCACTGGGTGCTGGGACCGCAGCCGCTGGGCTGGCTGGCCTGGTGCGCGCCGCTGCCCGTGCTGTGGCTGGCCCTGCGCTCGTCGCGCCGCGATGCGGCCTGGATGACGTTCCTGGCCGCCGTGCTGGGCCTGTCATCGAACTTTGCCTATTTCCGCCTGCTCATGCCCTTGCCGGCCGTGCTGGCCGTGATCGCTGTCAAGGCACTGTTGTGGCTGCTGGTGGTGCTGGCCGCGCGGCGCCTCGTGCTGCGCTACCGGGCGTCCTGGACGGTACTGGCGTATCCCGTGCTGTGGGTGGCCATCGATACGCTGATGGCGGCCTTGCTGCCGGATGGTAACTGGGGCAGCCTCGCGTATTCGCAAGCGGATAACCTTGCCGTGCTGCAGGTGGCGGCCTTGGCGGGCGTGCCTGGCCTGCTGTTTTTGCTGTGCCTGGCGCCCTCCGCGCTGGCCTTGCTGCTGGCAGGCGGTCGCGCGTATGCGCCAGCGGCGGGCGCTGCCGTGTTGCTGCTGGCGGTGGCGTTTGCCGGTGGCGCCTGGCGCGTGCAGGGCGCTCCGGCACTTGCGCCGGCAGGGCCGCTGGCGGGGCTGGTGGCCATCGATGACTTTATCGGCCCGGCCACGCCGCCAGCGCGCGCACAAGCCATCTGGGAGCAGTACGCGCGCCATGTCGAAGAACTGGCCGGGCAGGGCGCCAAGCTGGTGCTGTTGCCGGAAAAGATAGCCGTGCTGGCCCCAGCGCAGGCGGACGCCGTGCAACAGCGTTTCCAGGCGCTGGCGCGTAGCACGGGCGCGTGGATCACCCTGGGGCTGGGCGTGCAGGACGCTGCCGGCCGGCGCAACCTGGCGTGGCTGTTCGCGCCCGATGGCGCCGCGCCTGTCAGCTATCAAAAACATCATCTGGCGCCGCCCGAGCGCGAGTTTCTTGCCGGCAACGCCTATGCCGTGCAGCCGGTAGCGGGGATGGCCATGGGACTGGCCATCTGCAAGGACATGCATTTCGCACCCCTGGGACAGGCGTATGGCGCGGCCGGGGCGCAGGCGATGCTGGTGCCGGCCTGGGATTTCCAGCTGGACGCCTGGATGGGGGCGCGCATGACGGTGGTGCGCGGCGTGGAAAACGGTTATGCCGTGCTGCGCGCGGCGCGCGAGGGTGTGCTGACGGTCAGCGATGCATATGGACGCGTGCTGGCGGAGCGGGCCAGCAGCGCCATGCCGGGCAGTACCTTGCTCGCGCCGCTGCCGGCGCAGCCGAGCGTCGCTACCTGGGCCGGATGGCTGGGGCCGCTATTCGGCTGGCTGTGCGTGGCGCTGGGCGTGATTTTGCTGTGCGTGGGCCGCCGCGCCGCGCCCGCTTCCTGACGGATAATCACCGTTTTGCTGCGATGCGCAAAACCGCATTGCGCGGCGTTCTTTTATATTCTCCGCACGCAGACTCATAATCGCCGCCGATGATTGCACCATTGTCGTGCATATATAGCCGCGATGCCGGCATATATATTGCACTGCAATAAGTGGTTTTATCTGGTATTCAGAAATTCGGGCAGCTGGTATTAATTGGTACTTAATTCAGCCACGAAGTCATACATATCGCCGCGGAAGTAGGAGCGGCAAAATTCCACGGCACGGCCATCGCGCAAAAAGCCCAGTCTTTCCACCGACAATCCCGCGTCGCCTTCCTCCGCCTGCAACAGGCTGGCCTGCTCCCCCGTCAACAACAAGGCGCTGAGCCGTTGCAAGGCGCGCACGGGCCGGTTGCCCGCCTGTTCCAGCGCGTCATACATGGAGATATCGACAGCGTCGAGGTTCGGCAGGCAACTGGCGACGATGGTCGCGTATTCCAGGCACATCGGCACCTCGTCCGCATAGCGGATGCGGTGGAAGCGGTACACGGGCGCGCCCGGCGACAGCCGCAGGCGCAAGGCCTCTTCCGGCGTGACGGTGCCCTCCGCGCGCTTGAGCCACACGCTGCGCGGCGTGCGTCCGCGTGCCCGCATATCCTCGGAAAACGAGGTCAGCTTGGCGAAATTTTTCTCGATGCGCGTATTGATGAAATTACCCGAGCCGGGGCGCCGCACCAGCAAGCCCTCGTTGACGAGGCCATCGATCGCCTTGCGCACGGTGATGCGCGAGACGGACAGGTCGCTGGCCAGCTGGCGCTCGGCCGGCAGGGCTTCTTCGGGGCCGAGGATGCGCTTGTCGATCGCTTCGCGCAGCGCGCGCTGCAGTTGCTGGTACAGGGGCAGGCTACTCGTCTGCCCCAGGCCTTGCATGATGTGAGCCAGGGTTGTCATACGCTGAGGGTCTCCGTTACGGCGCGTTGCAGACGCGCTCTGTATCTGTTTTGTGTCGCTGGATAATACCAAAAAAGGCCGTTATAAAACCAATTTGAATTGTCATGCCAGCAATTTATGCCTGGCTTCGCTGGGATTTAGCCTGCTCATACGGGCTACGGATTGATTTAGATAAAGTGGTCTGTGTGATTCAAGCAACGTTATAAAAAAAAAGTTGCAACTGGTAGTGTTCTGGTATTGGATAGTAGTATATTGGCGTTGAATTGGTTTTGTAAGTGGTTGTGCCGAAGGGTCTGCAGCATGCCGGCGAGAGTGGGCGGCTGGAAAGAAGACCTACATTAAAAATGAAAAGGATCCAATCCTGGAGCCTAAATCAAGGGGGAGTACATGAAACGCAATTTGACAGCTAGCTCTGCAGCACGCAATTTGACGCCTATCGCCGCTGCTGTGGCTATGTTGATGGCAGGCGCGAGTTTCTCGGCGCATGCGCAGGAAGCCGTGGCAGCCAAGCCGGCAGCAGCGGCCGAAGTTGACGAAGGCCAGACCGTCGTCGTGACGGGTATCCGTGCATCGCTGCAACAATCCTTGAACCAAAAACGCAATTCCGACAGCCTGGTCGAAGTGATCACGGCTGAAGACGTGGGCAAGATGCCTGACAAAAATATCGCCGACTCGCTGCAACGCGTGCCCGGCGTCAGCGTCGCCGCTGCGGGCGGCAACGAAGGCAGCTTTGGCGAAAATGACCGCGTGGCACTGCGCGGCACACCGTTCGGCCTGACCCTGACCACCTTCAATGGCCACTCGGTCAGCAGCGGCGACTGGTTTGCCGACAACATCATCGGCGGTGGCCGCAGCGTCAGCTTCTCGCTGTTCCCTTCCGAACTGATCGGCCGCGTCACCGTGCACAAAGGTTCGCAAGCGAACCTGCTGGAAGGCGGCGCACAGGGCGTGATCGATATCGAATCGCGCAAACCGCTGGACTTCAAGAAACAAATTACGGGCCAGGTCAGCCTGGGCGCCGTGTACTCGTCCAACTCGGGCAAGAAAGATCCGCAAGTGAGCGGCATGCTGAACTGGAAGAACGATAACAACACCATGGGTGTGATGCTGCAGGGCTTCTATCAGAAGCGCAAACTGAGCCGTGTTGGCCAGGAAAATGGCGTCTGGTATGACGGCGTTGCCGCGGATTCGGCAGTCGCTGGCGCCTTGCCAGGTTCGGCCGGTGGCCGCGTCAACTACATGGGCGGCACCGCCTGGTTCGAACAGGAACGCACCCGCAAGGGCGGCCTGATCGACGTGCAGATCAAGCCGAGCAGCGCGCTGACCCTGGACTTCACCCTGTTCCATTCCGAACTCGACGCCCCCAACATCAACCATAACTTCATCCAGACCGTGGGCCTGGAAACGGGCAGCAAGGGTGGTTATCCTGTCGGCAACGTCAGCGGCACCTACAAGGGCGGTATCGTTACCGGCCTGCACACCACCGTGCCAGCCAATTGCGGCGCCATCTGCGCCGGCTATTCCAGCGCAGTGCAGGAAGAGTTCAGCCGTCCTGTGGCGGAAAGCAAGTCCGACTTCTTCAACGTCGATGCCAAATACCGCGTCAATGACCGCCTGACCTTCTCGGGCAAAGTCGGCACGACCAAGGGCGTGGGCAACACGGAAAGCGGCGCGCTGGGCGTTTGGATGCCTTGGACGGGCGGCGGCTACACCCAGAACGGCGCCAGCCATGGCGTGATCTACGATACCCCGGGCGCGAACAAGTTCTCGATCGGCGGCCGTCAGGCAACGCCTTACACCTACGGTTCGCACGTCACCGCGAACGACAAGGAAACCTATGGTCAGATCGACGGTATCCTGAAACTGGACTTGCCAGCGATCTCGTCGGTGGAATTCGGTGCCCGCGTCGCGGAACACAAGCGTGACCTGACCGCCATCGGCATCGTCGCCAAGCCATCGCTGGGCGTCACCGCCAACCTGCCGATGGATGGCCTGACCTCGTTCCCGAGCAACTTCAAGGACCTGGGCGTGAACGGCGCCGGCTACTGGACGTTCTCGCAAGCGAGCGTCAACAAGTGGCTCAAGGATAACGCCACGTATGAAGGCAACCTGCGCCAGTCCGAGTTCAACATCAAGGAACCGACCCAGTCGGTCTACGCGATGGCGAACTTCAGCACGGAAGGCCTGTCGGGTAACTTTGGCGTGCGCTATGTGCATACCAAGGAAGACGTCAACCGCTACGAGCTGAACCCGGCTGCCCAGTACGAAATCAAGAACTACACCAACACGTATAACGATTTCTTGCCTAGCGCCAACTTCCGCCTGGATGTGACGAAGGATATCATCGGCCGTTTCGGTATCAGCCGCACCATGGCCCGTCCTGAACTGGGCATGATGGCTGGCCTGGATCTGCGCGACAACCAGCTCGACGGCAACGCCGGCAATCCTAACCTGCGTCCTATCCGTTCGAACAACGCCGACATCGGCGTGGAATGGTACTTCGCGCCAAAATCGATGGTCTCGGCTGGCATCTTCTACTCGTCGCTTGATGGGTATGTCACCTACGGCAAAGGTGTGACGACGTTCTACAACCAGTTGCAGAACAAGTTCACCCAGTATGAAGTTGGCACGCCAACCAATACCACGGCGGAAGTCAAAGGCCTGGAACTGTCGTATGTGCAAGCGTTGCCAGCAGGCTTCGGTGTGAACGCCAACTACACCTATACCGATGGCAAGGAAACGGGCAACGTCAAGGGTTCGCCATGCGGTGATTTCGGCGAATGCACGATGATCGGCACCTCGAAAAATGCGTATAACATTGGCGCGTTCTTTGAAAACGACAAGTTCAGCGCACGCCTGACGTACAGCTACCGTTCGGAATTCCTGAACGGCACCTCGCGTCGCAGCGCCGCCTACCAGGCTGGCATCGGCGGCCTGTCCGCATCGATCGCCTACCAGTTGACGGAAAACCTGGCCATCACCCTGGACGGCAAGGACTTGAACAATCCACTGTCGCGTTCGACCATCAAGACCCCAGGTTCGGATGACATGCCGGGCGCGTTCTACAAGAACGGCCGTCAGATCTACCTGGCACTGCAAGGCAAGATGTAAGACGTTTTATGTAGTTGATGCCTCCCGGCGGACACCCGGGATGGCATGACAATGGCGGAGCGCAGCTGGCTCCGCCATTTTTTTATTGCAAGATGGTTTTCTTTACATGGTGGGATACATCCGATGACATTACACGCAATGCTGGCTTGCTTCGCCTGCGCGCTGCCACTGGCCGCCTCCGCCGCGCCTGCCGCACCGGCCTTTGCGCCGGAAGTGGTGGCTTACTATCCCGGCTGGAAATCGGCCGATTTCCCCGTTGACGAGCACAATATTCGCGCTGGCAATGTCAGCCTGATCCAGTACGCGTTCGCCGACATCTGCTGGGATGGCGAACATGGCAATCCCGCGCCCGATGGCGGCGGCGTGAGCGCCTGCCTGGATGCGGACGGCAAGCCGTCCCGACCGGCCAATGGAAGCATCGTGCTGTCGGCACCGCAAACCGATGCCGACAACTTGCGCAAACTCAATGCTCTCAAACACAGCAATCCGCGGCTGCGCGTCCTGCTGTCGGTGGGCGGCTGGATCTGGTCGAACCGCTTTTCGGACGTGGCCGCCACGCCTGCCGCGCGCCGGGCATTCATCGCCTCCGCGCTGGAGCTGGTGCGCCGGCATGGCCTCGATGGCGTCGATATCGACTGGGAGCACCCGGCCACGGGGGGAATTCCCTGCATCGAAGGCAAGGTCTGCCACCGCGGCGACGACAAGGAAAACTATGTGCGCCTGGTTGCCGAATTGCGCAGCGCCTTCGACCAGGCTGGCAAGCAGGCGGCCGGCCGCCATTACCTGATCACCATCGCCGCTGGCGCACATGCCAGCCTGACCGATGACAGCGACGCCGCGCCGGGCTGGATCGTCCGCCTGGCGGCACAGCTGGACTGGATCAACCTGATGACGTATGACTACCGTGGCGTGTGGGATGCCGAGAATGGCCAGCTGGCACCCCTGTATGCGGATCCCGCCGACCCGCAGCGCGACAAGGGGCTGCACGCGGACGCCACCGTGACGCGCTTCCTGCGCGCCGGCGTGCCTGCCGCCAAGCTGGTGCTGGGCGTGCCCTTCTATGGCTATGGCTGGAAGCAGTGCGCCGCCGGTCCCCGCGGTGACGGCCTGTACCAGCCTTGCCAGGGCGCGGCCAGCGGCAATGACGGTACGCCGACATTCACGTACCGGCATCTGCTCGAGCAGGGTTACCTGGTCGATGGCAAGGGCGCGCGCGGTTTCCAGCGCCATTGGAATGCTGCATCGCAAGTGCCGTATCTGTATAACCGCGACAGCGGCGTTTTCATCAGCTATGAAGATGCGCAATCGGTGGCCCGTAAAGTGCGCTATATCCGCGACAAGGGCTTGCGCGGTGGCATGTTCTGGGAATTGAGCGGCGATGCGCAGCAGGTGCTGGGCACGGCCCTGGCGCCTATTCTGAAGGGGGCGCAGCCATGAACCAGCGTTACCTCGCCCTCGACGTCCTGCGCGGCCTGACCGTCGCCCTGATGATCGTCGTCAATACGCCGGGCGACTGGGGCAGCGTGTATGCGCCGTTCCTGCATGCCGAATGGCATGGTTTTACCGTGACGGACCTGGTCTTTCCCAGCTTTTTGTTTGTCGTCGGCAATGCGCTGGCCTTTGCGCTGGGCAAGTATGAAAACCTGGGTCATGGCGCCGTGCTGGCCAAGCTGTGCAAGCGCAGCGCGCTGATCTTTTTACTGGGCTTCCTGCTGTACTGGTTTCCCTTCTTCAAGCTCGACGATGCGGGCCAGTTCGCCTGGTCGCCCCTGTCGCACACGCGCATCCCCGGCGTGCTGCAGCGCATCGCCGTGTGCTACCTGGCCGCCGCCCTGATCCTCCATTGCTGGAAGACGCGGGGCGCGCTGGTCTTCAGCGCCTGCGCCTTGCTTGGCTACTGGGCCATCCTGGCGACCTGGGGCGACTACAGCTTGCACGGCAACGCGCCGGCCAAGCTCGATCTGATCCTGCTGGGCGACAGCCACCTGTACCACGGCGAAGGCATCGCCTTCGATCCGGAAGGGATCCTCGGCACCTTGCCAGCTATCGTCAATGTGATTGCCGGCTACCTGGCGGGCAGCTTCCTGCGCCAGGCGGCACCGATGCAATTGCGCTCGAGCCTGTATCAGCTGGCCGTGGCCGGCGCCATTTGTGTGGCCGTGGCCCTGTGCTGGAATGAAGTGTTTCCGATCAACAAGAAGCTGTGGACCAGCTCCTACGTGATGCTGGGCATCGGCCTGGACTTGCTGCTGCTGGCGCTGCTGATGTTCATCATTGACGTACGTCAAATGACGGGCTGGACCTACTTCTTTGAAGTCTTCGGCAAGAACACCCTGTTCATCTACCTGGTGTCGGAAGTGTTGGTGATCATCGCGTTTACCGTGCGCATCGGTGGTGACAACCTGTACCAGTGGCTGTACCAGCAGTGGTTTACGGGCTGGGTGCCGGCGCGCGTGGGCTCCTTGCTGTTTGCCGTCAGCTTCATGCTGCTGTGCTGGCTGATCGCCTACGGCATGGACAAGCGCAAGATCTATATCAAGGTCTAAAACTTCAGCTTCAGGCCATGGCGTGTGGCCAGGGCCGTGAAGAGCAGCATCAGGGCGGTGACGGCGGCGGCATTCCACAGGCCGGCCGCGCCGCCCGTTTCAAGATACGGCCACCAGAAGTGCGGCAGGTGCAGCACGGTTGCCAGTTGCTGCCACAGGTCGGGCACGATGTAGGCGAACAGGGCATTGGTTCCGGCGGGCAACAGCACCACCGCCCAGGCACGCCAGCGCCACACGTCGATGACGACATAAAACACGAGGAACAGGGCCAGGATGATGGCGCTGCACACTAGCGTGTAGGATTCCGTTGCCGTGATCTTGTTGATGTGGTGATACGGCCGCAGCAGCAGGCCGGCCACCAGCAGGCCCAGCGCGAACCACGCCATGAAACGTATCCTCTGGGCATGGTTCAATGCCGCGCCACGCAGGAACAGCCGGCCCACCAGGGTACCGGCCAGCACATTGGCCGCCGTCGAACCGAGCACTTGCGGCACGTTGACAAACCCGTTGATACCCGCCGGCAGGAAATCCAGGCTGTCCGCCGTGCCGCCCATGTACAGCGCGATCAGCAGGGAAAGCACGCCCATCAGCGCCGTGCCGCTGCCCTGGCATGCCAGGTACAGCAGGCTGCACAGCAGGTAAGACCAGCCGATCATGCCGAGGATGCCCCACCAGGACGGTTGCAGCCAGGTGCTGGAAAATTCCGCATTCAATTCACCGCGGAACGTCGCCAGCAGGAACAGCATCAGGGCGCCGCCCGCAGCCAGCTCAAGCTTGCCCGCGCCCTGGCGCCACAGCAGGATCATGGCCACGTAAAACAGCAGGAAATACACGGCGTGCGGCAGCAGCGCCGCCTGCGCATCGTAGCGGTAGGCGTTCGCCAGCACCACGCCGGCCAGCATCAGGCTGGCGGAGCGCCACAGCAGGCGTCCCAGCAGGGCTGGCGTGACGTGGCCGCAATGGCGCTGCAAGGCCAGCGGAATAGCCATGCCGACCATGAACAGAAAGCCGGGAAAGACCAGGTCCGGCATGCTGATGCCGTCGGCGCGGGGACCCGCATGTTCGAGCCACCAGGCAATGCCGGGCATGCCGGCCAGGTAGTTGACCCAGATCATGGTGACGATCACGAAGCCGCGAAAGGCGTCCAGGCTGGTCAATCGTTCGGCGGCGGTGGCGGTGGCGATAGTGGCTGGCGGCATGGAAGGATGAAAAAAGGTCGAAAAAAAAGCAGCCCCGGCCTGAGCCGGGAACTGCCTTGCGCATGCTGGACGGAGCGGGAATTACTGTGCCGCTGCTGCCGGTGCCGCCGCTGCCGTGGCAGGACGGTTCAGCCACAGGATCCAGTAGCGGGCCAGGTCGCCCACGCCGTCGCCGCCCTTGACCGTTTCCAGGACCTTGATGGCGTCATCTTTCTTGCCGGCCATGGCGTAGGAATAGCCGAGGCGCAGCTTGGCGTCTTCAGCACGCTTCAGGCCGCCCTTGGCGATGCCTTTCTGGATCAGGTCGATACCTTTGTCGAACTGGTCCATCGTCACGAAGGCGTAGCCCAGGTTGATCAAGCCCGTGCCATCCTTGCTCTTCATGGCCGACGCTTCGCCGCTGGCGATGTTTTTCGCATCGTCGGCGGCAGCCTTGTTGGCCTGGTCGCGCAGTTTCTTGTGCTTGGCGGCATTCGCGCCCGTGCCCAGCACGCCTTTGGCAAAGCCGGCGTCGAGGACTTTTTTCGCTTCCGTCGGGAAGGCATTTTGCAAGGCGATTTCAGCCATGTCGCTGTAATCTTGCGGCGACATGGTGCCGACGGCCTGGAATTGCAGGCGCAGCACGTCCAGCGCGAAGCGGTCGGAATAGCCGGCCTTGCCCTGCAAACGGCCCAGCAGGTCGGTCCAGTAGTCGTCCGACGGGTAGTAGCGCACCAGGTTTTCCATGGCGATCAGGTAGGTGGCCGGATCCTTGCTTTTCGAGCCCGTGTTGGCCAGCAATTGCAATTCTTCCAGGCTAGGTGTCTTGCCCGCTTGCTGTTGTGCCGTGATATCGGCCAACAATTCCTGTTTTGCGCGCGCAAAGTCATTGCCCAGGTAATAGGCGCGCACGATGTACTTGCGTACGCTGGCGACATCGCCCGTTTCCGTCTGGTAGCGGGTGAACCATTTGATGGCGTTCGGGTAATCCTTGGCGTTGTAGTGGTAGTTGGCCAGCGCCTGGATGAAATCGCCCTTGACGTTCTTTTCCAGCTTGCCCGA
This genomic interval carries:
- a CDS encoding AraC family transcriptional regulator — protein: MHYLAKALWYIESHYAENISLGDIANVGGASPCHLTRAFGLATGHSVMRYVRARRLSEAARALAQGAQDILAVALQAGYSSHEAFTRAFREQFQITPERVRAQRHVANLALVDAIKMDVAPGVALEAPRFEQGPALLVAGLVERYRAETAAGIPALWQRFLPHVAPGQLVYGVCCNNDDAGNFDYLCAMPVSDFSQAPENWTRLRIAPQRYAVFHHRGHISTIRATWHTVWNEWLPQSGLEVADAPDFERYDQHFDPASGIGGVEIWLPLKA
- a CDS encoding DUF3579 domain-containing protein → MAELSQKTGELSDEFFILGLTSNGKQFRPSDWAERLCGVMSCFNPEGGGRNAHLQYSPYVRPTVVNGVKSVVVNTKLREIEPMAFHFVREFAKDNDLQIVEACFLPPPEEK
- a CDS encoding GntR family transcriptional regulator, whose protein sequence is MTTLAHIMQGLGQTSSLPLYQQLQRALREAIDKRILGPEEALPAERQLASDLSVSRITVRKAIDGLVNEGLLVRRPGSGNFINTRIEKNFAKLTSFSEDMRARGRTPRSVWLKRAEGTVTPEEALRLRLSPGAPVYRFHRIRYADEVPMCLEYATIVASCLPNLDAVDISMYDALEQAGNRPVRALQRLSALLLTGEQASLLQAEEGDAGLSVERLGFLRDGRAVEFCRSYFRGDMYDFVAELSTN
- a CDS encoding CobD/CbiB family protein, with protein sequence MTFLSILCALLIEQLKPLRADNPIYAEIKSLAMRMETWFNAGHANHGRMGWFLMIGVLMVPTAGIYWLLQHYQLTLLAFAWNVLIVYLTLGFRHYSHYFTSIQLALSAGDEATARTLLAEWTKLDTVGMEASEIARIAVEKALVTTHRNVFGVFFWFLMPLGPACAVMYRVAEYLARAWNEPEHMRNEAFGQFAARAFYWIDWIPVRLTAVAFAVVGNFEDAIYAWRNFAQRWQDEAIGIILTAGGGAMGVRLGTPAETAARVLVTPDMAVDDSDSESDILPGEEPGARALQSTVGLVWRALLLWMLLLLLMSGAVFLG
- a CDS encoding carbon-nitrogen hydrolase family protein, encoding MSMFPTLTTSAAFAGGTALRQRLLQTAAALAAGLPLHWVLGPQPLGWLAWCAPLPVLWLALRSSRRDAAWMTFLAAVLGLSSNFAYFRLLMPLPAVLAVIAVKALLWLLVVLAARRLVLRYRASWTVLAYPVLWVAIDTLMAALLPDGNWGSLAYSQADNLAVLQVAALAGVPGLLFLLCLAPSALALLLAGGRAYAPAAGAAVLLLAVAFAGGAWRVQGAPALAPAGPLAGLVAIDDFIGPATPPARAQAIWEQYARHVEELAGQGAKLVLLPEKIAVLAPAQADAVQQRFQALARSTGAWITLGLGVQDAAGRRNLAWLFAPDGAAPVSYQKHHLAPPEREFLAGNAYAVQPVAGMAMGLAICKDMHFAPLGQAYGAAGAQAMLVPAWDFQLDAWMGARMTVVRGVENGYAVLRAAREGVLTVSDAYGRVLAERASSAMPGSTLLAPLPAQPSVATWAGWLGPLFGWLCVALGVILLCVGRRAAPAS
- a CDS encoding TonB-dependent receptor produces the protein MAGASFSAHAQEAVAAKPAAAAEVDEGQTVVVTGIRASLQQSLNQKRNSDSLVEVITAEDVGKMPDKNIADSLQRVPGVSVAAAGGNEGSFGENDRVALRGTPFGLTLTTFNGHSVSSGDWFADNIIGGGRSVSFSLFPSELIGRVTVHKGSQANLLEGGAQGVIDIESRKPLDFKKQITGQVSLGAVYSSNSGKKDPQVSGMLNWKNDNNTMGVMLQGFYQKRKLSRVGQENGVWYDGVAADSAVAGALPGSAGGRVNYMGGTAWFEQERTRKGGLIDVQIKPSSALTLDFTLFHSELDAPNINHNFIQTVGLETGSKGGYPVGNVSGTYKGGIVTGLHTTVPANCGAICAGYSSAVQEEFSRPVAESKSDFFNVDAKYRVNDRLTFSGKVGTTKGVGNTESGALGVWMPWTGGGYTQNGASHGVIYDTPGANKFSIGGRQATPYTYGSHVTANDKETYGQIDGILKLDLPAISSVEFGARVAEHKRDLTAIGIVAKPSLGVTANLPMDGLTSFPSNFKDLGVNGAGYWTFSQASVNKWLKDNATYEGNLRQSEFNIKEPTQSVYAMANFSTEGLSGNFGVRYVHTKEDVNRYELNPAAQYEIKNYTNTYNDFLPSANFRLDVTKDIIGRFGISRTMARPELGMMAGLDLRDNQLDGNAGNPNLRPIRSNNADIGVEWYFAPKSMVSAGIFYSSLDGYVTYGKGVTTFYNQLQNKFTQYEVGTPTNTTAEVKGLELSYVQALPAGFGVNANYTYTDGKETGNVKGSPCGDFGECTMIGTSKNAYNIGAFFENDKFSARLTYSYRSEFLNGTSRRSAAYQAGIGGLSASIAYQLTENLAITLDGKDLNNPLSRSTIKTPGSDDMPGAFYKNGRQIYLALQGKM
- a CDS encoding CBS domain-containing protein, which translates into the protein MRIGDICTLHTIHCQRDTSVQDAALLMRQHHVGDLIVAEQPNGERVPIGILTDRDIVISVIALGLDPASLLVGDIMSAQLLTASEDEDVYDIIERMRVNGIRRLPVVNSLGALSGVVSIDDLLAFLAQEMAELARISSGQLVYEKRTRK